The Fervidobacterium pennivorans DNA segment TTCTGGTGCCTTGTCAATCATTTCGTATGGTGTGTACTCTGCCCATCCAAAGAATGAACAGTACTTTGTGATAGCTGCTGTAAGTGTTGTCTTTCCGTGGTCAATGTGTCCAATCGTACCGACGTTCATGTGAGGCTTGGTTCTTACAAATTTTTCCTTTGCCATACCTTTGACCCTCCTTCTTCACCTATGGTGGAGTATAGTTTTTTTGTTAATTGTTCGTAAATTAAACACCCTTCAGTATCTTTTCCGCAACTTTGTCAGGTACTTTGTCGTAGTGCGAAAGGACCATTACGTAGTTCGCCCTTCCTTGAGAAAGTGACCTGAGTGTTGTTGCGTAACCAAACATTTCACTTAATGGTACAAGTGCCCTTATAACTCTCAAGTGTCCTCTGTTCTCAAGTGCATCAATATGCGCTCTTCTGGAATTCAAATCTGCAATGATGTTACCCATGTATTCTTCTGGTGTCGTAACTTCAACTTTCATTATTGGTTCCAAAAGAACTGGTGCACCTTTTTCCATCGCTTCCTTAAATGCCATGCTTGCTGCTATCTTAAATGCCATTTCTGATGAGTCAACTTCGTGGTAAGAACCATCAACAAGCGTAGCTTTTACTCCAACTACTGGATAGCCTGCAAGAACACCAACTTGCATTGCTTCTCTAATGCCTTCTTCAATTGCCGGAATGTATTGTTTTGGTATCACACCACCAACTGTTCTGTCTTCAAATTCAAATGTCTTGTCAAGGCTTAGAGGTTCGAATTCAACAACAACGTGTCCGTATTGACCTCTACCACCGCTCTGTCTAATGTATTTACCTTCCGCTCTCACAGGTCTGGTTATCGTTTCCCTGTAAGCAACCTGTGGTTTACCAACCCTGACGTTTACGTTGAATTCTCTTTTGAGCCTATCCACAATGATTTCTAAGTGGAGTTCACCCATGCCTGCAAGAATTGTTTCTCCAGTCTCTTGGTCAACATATTCTCTAAGCGAAGGATCTTCTTCAAGAAGTGCTTGCAGTGCTTTTGAAAGCTTTGTTTCGTCATCTTTAGTTTCCGGCTCTATAGCGATGGAAATGACCGGTTCAGGAAATTCCATCTTCTCAAGTATCACGTATGTTCCTTCTTCACACACAGTATCACCTGTGATTGTGCTCTTCATTCCGATGACACCAACAATGTCTCCAGCCCTGACATATTCAACGTCTTCTCTCTTATCTGCATGTAAGAATATCAACCTTGAAACACGTTCTTTTACACCTTTTGTAGTGTTGATAACATAACTTCCTTTTTCCAAACGTCCACTGTAAACACGTAAGAATGTAAGTTTACCAACGTATGGATCAGTCTGTATCTTAAATGCATAGGCAACAAAAGGTGCATCTTCTTTTGGAAATACTTGTACTTCGTTTCCGTTTTTATCGTAGCCTCTAACAGGTGGCAAATCAAGTGGAGATGGAAGATACCTGATAACACCATCCAATAGTGGCTGAATGCCTACATTCATCTTGGCAGAACCACAAAACACAGGTGTTCCAAGGTTCCCTATCGTGATTCTTCTTAGGGCGTCGTGAATCTGCTCTTCCGTAGGTTCTTCCCCTTCAAGATAGAGCATCATTATTTCGTCATCTACTTCGGCTATTTTTTCAATCATATCTTCCCTGGCTTCTTCTGCTTTTTCACGCCATTCTTCCGGTATCTCTTCATAAACATATTCCGTACCTTCTGGATTCAACCACCTGATGGCTTTCATCTGTATCAGGTCAATGATACCCTTGAAATCACTTTCAGCACCCATCGGTATTTGGACTGGAATAGGATGAGCTCCGAGCCTTTCAACCATAGTCTGGACAGCCATTTCGAAATCTGCACCTGTCTTATCCATTTTGTTCATGAACGCGATTCTTGGAACGTTGTACTTATCAGCTTGTCTCCAGACGGTTTCAGACTGTGGTTCAACACCGGCAGTCGCGTCGAAAACAGCAATAGCTCCGTCCAGAACCCTTAGTGACCTTTCCACTTCGATTGTAAAGTCAACGTGACCTGGAGTATCGATTATGTTTATCCTGTGACCTTTCCAGAAACACGTTGTTGCTGCTGATGTTATGGTTATACCTCTTTCCTTTTCCTGTATCATCCAGTCCATCGTAGCGGTTCCATCATCAACACTTCCGATGGTGTGTTTTCTTCCAGTGAAAAAGAGAATACGCTCGGTTGTTGTTGTCTTACCGGCGTCAATGTGAGCCATTATTCCGATGTTTCTAAGCTTATCCAAGTCGACATATAAAGCCTTTATCTCTTCCATAGTTTCCTCCTCGAAGGCACTTTCTTTTTCGTTTTAAATTACCATCTAAAGTGTGCAAATGCTCTGTTAGCTTCCGCCATTTTGTGGACGTCGTCTCTCTTCTTAATTGCAGCACCCGTATTGTTGTAAGCGTTTAAAAGCTCCTCTGCAAGTTTCTCTTTCATTGGTTTACCTTTCTTCGACCTTGCGGCTTCGACTATCCATCTAATTGCAAGTGCTGTCTTTCTTGGTTCCTGGACTTCAACAGGGACTTGATACGTTGCACCGCCAACCCTTCTTGGTCTAACTTCAACAACAGGCTTGACATTTTCTACCGCCTGCTTGAAAACTTCGATACCACTCTTTCCTGTTTTTTGCTCAAGAATTTCGATAGCACCGTACACTATTTTCTGAGCGATTGACTTCTTTCCATCCCACATAACTTTATTAATCATCTTAGTTACAAGTACTTCACCGTAAACTGGGTCTGGTGGGACTACCCTAACTTCGGCTCTTCTTCGCCTCATCTAATTCCCTCCTTATTTCTTACCCTTAGCTGCCGCAGCTGCACCCGCTTTTGGTCTCTTAGCACCGTACTTACTTCTGCTTTGGCGCCTGTTCTCAACACCAGCTGCGTCAAGGGTTCCACGGATTATCTTGTATCTAACACCTGGCAAGTCCTTAACCCTTCCACCTCTTACAAGCACGATAGAGTGCTCTTGTAGGTTGTGTCCTATACCGGGAATGTATGCAGTAACTTCTATACCGTTTGAAAGTCTAACCTTTGCAATCTTTCTCAAAGCGGAGTTTGGTTTCTTTGGGGTCATTGTGGAAACCCTAACACAAACTCCTCTTTTCTGTGGGTGTCCTTGAAGCGCTGGTGACTTGGATTTTTCCTTAACTTTCTGCCTACCGTGTCTCACTAACTGATTAATCGTTGGCATCTTAACCCTCCCTTCAAACTCTACATTCGTGAGATATTATAACCACGTATTTTCAAAAATACAATAAAGCCCGTGTGAATTTTTTGTTTCGAACACTAAGTCGGGCGTTTTTGGCGAGAATATAAAATATATCTGGCTACAAAACAAGAAATCCAAAATAAAGGGCGCAAACGCGCCCAACATCTCTAAGCTTAATTTGAGAAATTGGCTGGGGCGGTAGGACTCGAACCTACACAACTGGAGCCAAAGTCCAGGGTCCTGCCAATTAGACGACGCCCCAGCGCTTTGTTTTTAAATGCTCATAAAAAACTGGTGGGTGCGGCAGGGATTGAACCTACGACCTCTTCCGCGTCAAGGAAGCGCTCTCCCACTGAGCTACGCACCCACACTTCGTCAAGCGATACACATTTTACTATGACACTATAAATCTGTCAAGGGGATTTTTTGACAATCCGGAAATTAAATTAACATCGCAGCTTCTATCTCTTTTATGGCTCTTCTTATAACCGCCTTTGAGTGTTCAAGCTTTTCTTTTTCGTCTTTTTCTAACTTTAGATGCATAACCTTTTCGACGCCTTTCCTTCCTAAAACTGCTGGATACCCAATATATACATCCTCTATATATACTGAAGGTGTCCAGACTCGTCGCTCGTTTTTCCAAATGCTATCTATTAGTTTTGCGGTAACGGCACCTATAGCAAGATTTGTTGCTCCCTTTTTCTCAATTATTTTATAAGCTGCCGTTTTCACCTCATTTGCTATTTTTTCGAAAGAGATGCATGGAATCGTATCACTTGCTTTTTTCTCGCACTTTTCACAAAAGTCTGTGAGAGGCACTCCACCAACCATAGCGTTCGAAAGCGGAATAAATTCACTATCGCCATGCTCGCCAATAACATAAGCATGAATACTGGCCGGGGAAATGTCTAAATGCTTTGCCAACAAAGCTCTCAATCTTGCCGTATCAAGTGTTGTGCCAGTACCAAATACTTTGGAAGAGTGTAATCCAGAGAATTTCCAAATAAAGTAGGTTAAAACATCCACGGGGTTTGTTATGTTTATAACCAAGCTATCTTTTGAATACTTTACGATATTCTCCGATATTCCTTTAATTATCCTAACATTATCAGCAAGAAGCTCTAGTCTTGTTTCGCCTGGTCTCTGCGCCCTACCAGCGGTGATGATAATAAAATCACTATCTTTGGTATCCTCCGGCTTTCCAGCGTAGATGTTGCAATATTTGAAAACAGCTGATGCGTGAAGTAAATCTAAAGCCTCGCCTTCAGCCCTGTTTTTGTCAATATCAACAATTACCAGTTCATCTACAATACCGTAATGAAGTAAAGAAAATGCTACGCTAATTCCTACACGCCCAGCTCCATATATGCTAACTTTCATGCTTATCACCTCCAGCACCTGTGGGCAGAAAGTTATAGAATTTTACATAATTGTTCTTTACTATAATTATATCACACTACGTCACTTAGGGCTATCTAATTTAAAGATTGGCCTGGAATCTATAAAAATACAATCTATAAAAAATCTATAAAAATACAAAAAGGCGCACTCGAATGAGTGCGCCTCACAACATTTACCTGATTTACCTGTTATAATCATTTACTCCCAATTAACAAGCAGAACTACAAAATCGCCGGGCATCAGTTTCACAGGAATGTTGTTACCAAATGAAAAACCCATTTTCCTTTTTCCATGTCTTGTTACTACAGTTACACTTTTTACTTCTACGTTTCTACCAACTGTTTCGTTTACAAGAATCTCTATATATTTTTCGTGTACGAAATCAAGGTTCCCAAGTACTATGACTCCCTTACCACCTTTCCAATAACTGTAATTGGCAGTTGTTCCATCTTGGTAATTTAAATAGACGTATCTGAACTCAGAATCCATGAATTCAGAAATCTCATCCCTTATCAGCAACACCCATTTTAGAAAGTTGTACATATCCTCTTTAGCTTTGTCCCAGTGCAGAGCGTAATAATCAAAGAAGGCAAGTTTTCCATAAAATTGGTCATCAGGTGGTAATAGCGTTTTTCCATAAATTGTGTTGTCGAGCCCGAGATTCATAGGCTGAATCTCCTCTATTTCCTGACCACTGTTGATGTAAGCTATTGAATTTGGTGACAAATACAGCAAAGCAGGTGCGAGGTATTTAAGCTTGTTCCCATTTTCTCTTGCAACGATTCTTGGAGTGTCAGGTGTTTCGCATGAAGCTATGTAAGGAACTTCAAGATTAGGTATTATTTCTTCAATGAATCTGTAGAATTCCGAAGGTCTTGCAACTGCATACCAACTATTTCCAAGAATACAGTCGTAACCTTCTGCTCTTGCTTTCTTGTCGTTTTTCATTTCTAATTCTTCGGCAATGAATCCAAAAGCCGGGTCTATTTCTCTGGCAGCTGAGATTATCATATTCTGAAGCTCTGAAGGTAGTGCATGTCCCATGTCTATTCTTGCACCATCGATGCCATATTTTTTCTGATAAGTTGGTATAATGTTCGCTATGTATTCCCAAAGTTTTTTGTTTGGCTTCCTACCAGGGAATTTACTTGATTTTATGACATCAAATAGTACGTATGGTGGTTGGTCTTTACTTACATACTTTGCACTTGCTTCTGGATGGTCAAGGTAAAGTCTAAGGAATGTCACATCGTCCCACGTCGGTTGTGGGTCGTTGACCCAGTCTGAGAAACCCGGAGGTGTTATGATTCCAAATTCTCTAGCTATGTTTGAAAGTATATCTCCTTCCATTTTCTTAACTTTTTCCCATTTCTCTTTGTCAATCTTATCTGGCGAGAACGTGAATTTGGTCAGGTGTGTTTTAACTTCCTCCGATGAATATATAACCTCTAAGTCTTCGGGGTCTGGTATTTTAAACGAAAGCTGTGGTATGCGTGGCGGTTTGTAACTCGCCGCTTCTTCAATTTTAATCCAGTAAAACCAATCAGGATGCGACTTTATTAAATCGCTGTCTCTTGCTGCTGTGCGTGGGATGAAATCCAGTACAACTCTTATCCCAAGCATATGCGCAGCCTGCACCAATGCTTTGAATTGTTCTTCCAACTTAATTCCTTCAAGGAGTGGATCGGCGTAACTTTCATCTAATTCTATTGGGTTTTTTACAGCGTATGGCGAACCAACCTCACCTTTTTTGAAAACATCGCTCATTTTGGAGATAGGAAGCATGTAAAGTACGTTTATTCCCATTTCTTTTAGATAGGGTAAAAGTCCTATCATTTTAAGGAATGTTCCAGATTCTTTGTAACCGAAGATGTCTTCAGGTTCAAAGGCACCAAATCCCTTGTGGTTATAAGCTGTTGTCGCTCTTGGCAGAGCACCATACATCTTTGCTTTTCTTAGCCAGGTTGCATCCTTTTCGCCGTTTAGCATCGCAAGTGATTTTGAATAATCTAAACCTTTGTCGTTTTCTAATATCGTGTCGATAATTATCGAGTAATATTCATAAGGGTCAACAAAGTACCTTCCATCCTTCATGGAAAGCTTTCCAGAATAATTGGGAATAATCCACTGACGCGGTAAGGCATACAGTGTCTTACCAGTAATTTTTCTTTTGAGATACTTGCTCAGTTCCCTAAGCTCTTTCATTTTTATACCTCCTTTATCCACAAGCAGTTTTTGTTTATATAGCACAGCTATTGACGATACCAAAGACTTGTTGTATAATCTTTCGTGCTGGACGGAGGCGTGTCCGAACTGGCTAAGGAGCCGGTCTTGAAAATCGGTGGTGGTCAAACCACCGTGTGGGTTCGAGTCCCACCGCCTCCGCCATTTTTTATTGTCTATTACTCTCTTTGTTCATCCCCTGCCTGCGCATTAACTACCTGATTAGCTCTTTCCATGGCAAGTGCCCTCATCTTTTTGTTAAGAGCCTCAACTTCTATTTCAAAATACCATGCTGAGAGCATGAGCAAAAATCCACAGGCGAGCCAAAAATACGCTGTAACTTCCAAAGCTGCTCCAAGCGTTCCTAACGCTACGGACAAGGAACCTCCAACAAACCTGCCAATTCCAGTTCCCACCGAGTCGGTAAGGTTAAAGATTGAGAAGATACGTCCTCTGTCTTTTGGTTCATTTACGTTTAGTAACATCATTTTCACGTTAGGTCCAGTGTATGAATCCATAGCAGCTGCGATAAATCCTAACATCCCGAAAGTTAAAAACCCTAACGCTCCGTTAGATACACCGGAGGTGTAAGGATATCTGAAGACACTCACAGTTAGGAAAACTCCTAATATGGTTGTAATTGCAGATACGAATGGAACCATTTTTTTTGAACGTCTATATATTTTCTCACCGGTAAAGCCACCTACGATATTTCCAACAATACTACCTAAAGCAAAGAGCAGAAACATTGTAGTAGCTTGATTCAAGTCCATAGATTTTTCCCGCCTAAAGAACTCTATCATAAAATATGGAATTGCGCCCCATGGTATCGTTCCAGCAATACCTTGCAAAAACAGGAGTAAATTGGTTTTCACCCTGACCAACTGCGCGTAATCTGAGAGCTTTGTCACGTACGAATACTCCACACCAGCTTCAGAAAAACCTTCTTCACTTGCTCCACGTCTTGGTTCTTCAAGGACGTTGATTATCAAAGGTATTAAAAGAAGATTTGGTGCAGATACGAGGATGAAAGGTATCCTCCAACCAAAAATATTAGCCGTGTAA contains these protein-coding regions:
- the fusA gene encoding elongation factor G, with the translated sequence MEEIKALYVDLDKLRNIGIMAHIDAGKTTTTERILFFTGRKHTIGSVDDGTATMDWMIQEKERGITITSAATTCFWKGHRINIIDTPGHVDFTIEVERSLRVLDGAIAVFDATAGVEPQSETVWRQADKYNVPRIAFMNKMDKTGADFEMAVQTMVERLGAHPIPVQIPMGAESDFKGIIDLIQMKAIRWLNPEGTEYVYEEIPEEWREKAEEAREDMIEKIAEVDDEIMMLYLEGEEPTEEQIHDALRRITIGNLGTPVFCGSAKMNVGIQPLLDGVIRYLPSPLDLPPVRGYDKNGNEVQVFPKEDAPFVAYAFKIQTDPYVGKLTFLRVYSGRLEKGSYVINTTKGVKERVSRLIFLHADKREDVEYVRAGDIVGVIGMKSTITGDTVCEEGTYVILEKMEFPEPVISIAIEPETKDDETKLSKALQALLEEDPSLREYVDQETGETILAGMGELHLEIIVDRLKREFNVNVRVGKPQVAYRETITRPVRAEGKYIRQSGGRGQYGHVVVEFEPLSLDKTFEFEDRTVGGVIPKQYIPAIEEGIREAMQVGVLAGYPVVGVKATLVDGSYHEVDSSEMAFKIAASMAFKEAMEKGAPVLLEPIMKVEVTTPEEYMGNIIADLNSRRAHIDALENRGHLRVIRALVPLSEMFGYATTLRSLSQGRANYVMVLSHYDKVPDKVAEKILKGV
- a CDS encoding MFS transporter, with the protein product MEEVLKERRRIVLFLFLLLVILNADQMVMSPVIGMIEKEFNITDSHIGLIGGVFSIVGALISLIWGYLTDKYSRKWLLVSSILVGEIPCLLTAISGSYGEFFFWRVLTGIGIGASFPISYSLVGDLFSHKERGKVVSILGLAATVGSIIGMLVAGYTANIFGWRIPFILVSAPNLLLIPLIINVLEEPRRGASEEGFSEAGVEYSYVTKLSDYAQLVRVKTNLLLFLQGIAGTIPWGAIPYFMIEFFRREKSMDLNQATTMFLLFALGSIVGNIVGGFTGEKIYRRSKKMVPFVSAITTILGVFLTVSVFRYPYTSGVSNGALGFLTFGMLGFIAAAMDSYTGPNVKMMLLNVNEPKDRGRIFSIFNLTDSVGTGIGRFVGGSLSVALGTLGAALEVTAYFWLACGFLLMLSAWYFEIEVEALNKKMRALAMERANQVVNAQAGDEQRE
- a CDS encoding L-lactate dehydrogenase, with amino-acid sequence MKVSIYGAGRVGISVAFSLLHYGIVDELVIVDIDKNRAEGEALDLLHASAVFKYCNIYAGKPEDTKDSDFIIITAGRAQRPGETRLELLADNVRIIKGISENIVKYSKDSLVINITNPVDVLTYFIWKFSGLHSSKVFGTGTTLDTARLRALLAKHLDISPASIHAYVIGEHGDSEFIPLSNAMVGGVPLTDFCEKCEKKASDTIPCISFEKIANEVKTAAYKIIEKKGATNLAIGAVTAKLIDSIWKNERRVWTPSVYIEDVYIGYPAVLGRKGVEKVMHLKLEKDEKEKLEHSKAVIRRAIKEIEAAMLI
- the rpsL gene encoding 30S ribosomal protein S12; this encodes MPTINQLVRHGRQKVKEKSKSPALQGHPQKRGVCVRVSTMTPKKPNSALRKIAKVRLSNGIEVTAYIPGIGHNLQEHSIVLVRGGRVKDLPGVRYKIIRGTLDAAGVENRRQSRSKYGAKRPKAGAAAAAKGKK
- the rpsG gene encoding 30S ribosomal protein S7; this encodes MRRRRAEVRVVPPDPVYGEVLVTKMINKVMWDGKKSIAQKIVYGAIEILEQKTGKSGIEVFKQAVENVKPVVEVRPRRVGGATYQVPVEVQEPRKTALAIRWIVEAARSKKGKPMKEKLAEELLNAYNNTGAAIKKRDDVHKMAEANRAFAHFRW
- a CDS encoding alpha-amylase family glycosyl hydrolase, producing MKELRELSKYLKRKITGKTLYALPRQWIIPNYSGKLSMKDGRYFVDPYEYYSIIIDTILENDKGLDYSKSLAMLNGEKDATWLRKAKMYGALPRATTAYNHKGFGAFEPEDIFGYKESGTFLKMIGLLPYLKEMGINVLYMLPISKMSDVFKKGEVGSPYAVKNPIELDESYADPLLEGIKLEEQFKALVQAAHMLGIRVVLDFIPRTAARDSDLIKSHPDWFYWIKIEEAASYKPPRIPQLSFKIPDPEDLEVIYSSEEVKTHLTKFTFSPDKIDKEKWEKVKKMEGDILSNIAREFGIITPPGFSDWVNDPQPTWDDVTFLRLYLDHPEASAKYVSKDQPPYVLFDVIKSSKFPGRKPNKKLWEYIANIIPTYQKKYGIDGARIDMGHALPSELQNMIISAAREIDPAFGFIAEELEMKNDKKARAEGYDCILGNSWYAVARPSEFYRFIEEIIPNLEVPYIASCETPDTPRIVARENGNKLKYLAPALLYLSPNSIAYINSGQEIEEIQPMNLGLDNTIYGKTLLPPDDQFYGKLAFFDYYALHWDKAKEDMYNFLKWVLLIRDEISEFMDSEFRYVYLNYQDGTTANYSYWKGGKGVIVLGNLDFVHEKYIEILVNETVGRNVEVKSVTVVTRHGKRKMGFSFGNNIPVKLMPGDFVVLLVNWE